A genomic segment from Microbacterium sp. SORGH_AS_0428 encodes:
- a CDS encoding VTT domain-containing protein, protein MHSIALIPWLSPETIIAAAGPWALAVVCFIVFAETGLLIGFLLPGDTLLIISGLLSHSSDVAPNGVFGINVWVVALLIGLAAFVGGEVGYLIGHKGGPAIFERKESGLFSKKNVERTNAFFERFGGLTVIVARFVPIVRTFAPVAAGVGHMPWRKYSLYNLIGAILWGFGLTMIGYVVGYIPWVAHIVTEYIDVILIGVVALTAAVTLWHYFRERAKVKKEQRDEAASGE, encoded by the coding sequence GTGCACTCCATCGCCCTCATCCCCTGGCTCTCCCCCGAGACGATCATCGCGGCGGCCGGCCCGTGGGCTCTCGCCGTGGTCTGCTTCATCGTGTTCGCCGAGACGGGGCTGCTCATCGGCTTCCTGCTGCCCGGCGACACGCTGCTCATCATCTCGGGACTGCTCTCGCACTCCTCGGATGTGGCACCCAACGGCGTCTTCGGCATCAACGTCTGGGTCGTGGCCCTGCTGATCGGCCTCGCGGCGTTCGTCGGCGGCGAGGTGGGCTACCTCATCGGCCACAAGGGCGGGCCCGCGATCTTCGAGCGCAAAGAGTCGGGTCTGTTCAGCAAGAAGAACGTGGAGCGCACCAATGCGTTCTTCGAGCGCTTCGGCGGGCTGACCGTCATCGTCGCCCGGTTCGTGCCGATCGTGCGCACCTTCGCGCCGGTCGCTGCCGGTGTCGGTCACATGCCGTGGCGCAAGTACAGCCTCTACAACCTGATCGGCGCGATCCTCTGGGGCTTCGGCCTCACGATGATCGGCTACGTCGTCGGCTACATCCCCTGGGTCGCGCACATCGTGACCGAGTACATCGACGTCATCCTCATCGGTGTCGTGGCACTCACGGCCGCCGTCACGCTGTGGCACTACTTCCGCGAGCGCGCGAAGGTCAAGAAGGAGCAGCGCGACGAGGCCGCATCGGGCGAGTAA
- a CDS encoding Ku protein, translating into MRSIWKGAVAFGLVNVPVKVYSATEDHDVSLHQVHAADGGRIRYQRVCELDGEVVPYADIDRAYDDGDRTVVLTKEDLESLPAEKSREISVVEFVPSDQVDLLTLDKAYYLEPDSSSPKAYVLLRRTLEQTDRTAIVQFSLRQKTRLAALRVRGDVLVLQTLLWADEVREASFPSLDEDVKISAKELELSAALVDSFSSDFDPTEFRDEYQEQLRTLIEAKLEKGESVDTSATFGEEGDEGKDGGEVIDLMAALRASVERSRASKKDASSQSEDKPAAKRKKSSKAS; encoded by the coding sequence ATGAGGTCGATATGGAAGGGCGCGGTCGCGTTCGGGCTCGTGAACGTGCCGGTGAAGGTGTATTCGGCGACCGAGGACCACGACGTGTCGCTGCACCAGGTGCACGCGGCCGACGGCGGCCGCATCCGGTATCAGCGAGTGTGCGAACTCGACGGTGAGGTCGTGCCGTACGCCGACATCGACCGGGCGTACGACGACGGCGACCGCACGGTCGTGCTCACGAAGGAAGACCTGGAGTCGCTGCCGGCGGAGAAGTCGCGGGAGATCTCGGTGGTCGAGTTCGTGCCGAGCGACCAGGTCGATCTGCTCACGCTCGACAAGGCCTACTACCTCGAGCCGGATTCGTCGTCGCCCAAGGCGTATGTGCTGCTGCGGCGCACGCTGGAGCAGACCGACCGCACCGCGATCGTGCAGTTCTCGTTGCGCCAGAAGACGCGGCTGGCCGCGCTGCGCGTACGCGGTGACGTCCTGGTGCTGCAGACGCTGCTGTGGGCGGACGAGGTGCGGGAGGCATCCTTCCCGTCGCTCGACGAGGACGTGAAGATCTCCGCCAAGGAGCTCGAACTCTCGGCGGCGCTGGTCGACAGCTTCTCGTCCGACTTCGATCCCACCGAGTTCCGCGATGAGTATCAGGAGCAGCTGCGCACCCTGATCGAGGCCAAGCTCGAGAAGGGCGAGAGCGTCGACACCTCGGCCACCTTCGGCGAGGAGGGCGACGAGGGGAAGGACGGCGGCGAGGTCATCGACCTCATGGCGGCGCTGCGAGCCAGCGTCGAGCGCAGCCGGGCGTCCAAGAAGGACGCGTCATCCCAGAGCGAAGACAAGCCCGCCGCGAAGCGGAAGAAGAGCTCGAAGGCGTCGTGA
- a CDS encoding serine/threonine-protein kinase: MVGTAVAGAFSATSAHFLGTGTYGETWCVRGIDGQTDDYAVKLLKPEFFNPARVQREIQGLQRFDHRGIVRLIEVRTVAIDGEPRTALVCEYIQGGSVQDALTQGTLPSKKDAKKFARGLLEAVAELHREETIHRDIKPANIMLRDGDWAQPVLIDFGLARSLSDKTFTRYPAKVGSLLWMSPEQLSAERARKASDIWACGIVLQQVLTGDHPFVNMADLSGLDEDELYDLFTVPPKALPDGAPGSLAVLVGRFLTAEPLYARGTAQRAIADLKGK; the protein is encoded by the coding sequence ATGGTTGGAACCGCCGTTGCTGGGGCCTTTTCGGCCACCTCCGCGCATTTCCTGGGCACGGGGACCTACGGAGAAACGTGGTGCGTCCGGGGCATCGATGGCCAGACCGACGACTATGCGGTAAAGCTCCTCAAACCAGAGTTCTTCAACCCTGCCCGGGTGCAGCGTGAGATCCAAGGACTACAACGCTTCGACCATCGGGGCATTGTGCGACTCATCGAGGTTCGGACTGTCGCGATAGACGGTGAGCCGCGAACGGCGCTCGTCTGTGAGTACATCCAGGGTGGCTCGGTGCAGGACGCGCTGACCCAGGGCACATTGCCATCCAAGAAGGACGCGAAGAAGTTCGCGCGAGGCCTCCTGGAGGCCGTGGCCGAGCTGCACCGCGAGGAAACCATCCACCGCGATATCAAACCGGCCAACATCATGCTTCGCGACGGCGACTGGGCACAGCCCGTGCTCATCGACTTCGGCCTGGCCAGGTCACTTTCGGACAAGACCTTCACTAGGTATCCGGCGAAGGTGGGCAGCCTCCTGTGGATGTCACCCGAACAGCTGTCGGCGGAACGCGCACGCAAGGCGTCCGACATCTGGGCATGCGGAATCGTCCTGCAACAGGTGCTTACTGGGGATCATCCGTTCGTGAATATGGCGGACCTATCGGGCCTGGATGAGGACGAGTTGTACGACCTCTTCACGGTTCCACCCAAGGCTCTACCGGACGGCGCCCCCGGTTCTCTCGCCGTTCTCGTAGGCCGGTTCCTGACCGCTGAACCTCTCTATGCGCGCGGGACTGCTCAGCGTGCCATTGCCGATCTGAAGGGGAAGTAG
- a CDS encoding ATP-dependent DNA ligase, translating into MSAREQTVEVEGRRIRVSHLEKVLYPATGTTKAEVIDYYARIAPVLLPHLDGRPVTRKRWPDGIDSEPFFAKNLERGAPEWLRRQSIEHSTGTKDYVLVDDVPTLVWLAQTASLELHTPQWRFAADGRPSDPDRLVLDLDPGDDIDLATVAEVARWARAILTDAGLTPFPVTSGSKGIHLYCALPAGQTSEAASALAKELARSLEADHPDLVVSSMSRALRPGKVFVDWSQNNGKKTTIAPYSLRGRARPTVAAPRTWAELDDPGLAQLDLTQVLARAETDGDLLAPLRPRRGAAEPLRTYISKRSADRTPEPVPSDPAADPASAGALRFVIQEHHARRLHYDLRLERDGVYVSWAVPKGVPETTKRNHLAVMTEDHPLSYGTFEGTIPAGEYGAGDVTIWDAGTYEAEKWRPDEVIFTVTGHEGGPLGTVRLALIRTDGEGEKSTWLLHRMKDDQAPADASGAPWPDELSPARLRPMLAENSTPGLAAAAARRWGEPWAEMKWDGVRALAFWDGERMRLRARSGTDITDRYPELTADPGLGRAACILDGEIVALDERGQPSFPLLQSRMHLTKAAEIRCEAERVPVHLHAFDVLALDGADLTALPLRERRAHLEGLARDLNSPWVVPPVFDDLDAALAASTAFSLEGVMVKNPASAYRPGRRSDQWLKIKHVAAQEVVIGAIRPGRNGRGGIGSLLMGVPSSEGLRYVGRVGTGFSERELRRLDEALQPLRTDTSPFLDVPRADASDALWVRPELVAEVGYAEVTPDGRLRQARWRGLRPDKSPDEVRDEM; encoded by the coding sequence ATGTCCGCACGCGAGCAGACCGTCGAGGTGGAGGGCCGCCGCATCCGCGTCAGCCACCTCGAGAAGGTGCTCTACCCCGCAACCGGCACCACCAAGGCCGAGGTCATCGACTACTACGCGCGCATCGCCCCCGTGCTGCTCCCCCACCTCGACGGACGACCCGTGACCCGCAAACGCTGGCCCGACGGCATCGACTCCGAACCCTTCTTCGCGAAGAACCTCGAGCGTGGCGCGCCCGAGTGGCTGCGCCGTCAGAGCATCGAGCACTCCACCGGCACGAAGGACTACGTGCTCGTCGATGACGTTCCGACTCTCGTCTGGCTCGCGCAGACCGCAAGCCTCGAGCTGCACACGCCCCAGTGGCGCTTCGCCGCCGACGGTCGCCCCTCGGATCCGGACCGGCTCGTCCTCGACCTCGACCCGGGCGACGACATAGACCTTGCCACGGTGGCCGAGGTGGCGAGATGGGCGCGCGCGATCCTCACGGATGCGGGCCTCACCCCCTTCCCGGTCACGAGCGGCAGCAAGGGCATCCACCTGTACTGCGCACTCCCCGCGGGCCAGACGAGCGAGGCGGCGTCCGCGCTCGCGAAGGAGCTCGCGCGGTCGCTCGAAGCGGATCACCCCGACCTCGTCGTCAGCAGCATGTCGCGGGCCCTGCGTCCCGGCAAGGTCTTCGTCGACTGGTCGCAGAACAACGGCAAGAAGACGACCATCGCTCCGTACTCGTTGCGCGGACGCGCGAGGCCGACGGTGGCGGCGCCGCGCACCTGGGCGGAGCTGGACGACCCAGGCCTCGCGCAGCTCGACCTGACGCAGGTGCTCGCGCGTGCCGAGACGGACGGCGACCTCCTCGCGCCGCTGCGCCCCCGGCGCGGCGCCGCGGAGCCGCTGCGCACCTACATCTCCAAGCGGTCCGCGGACCGCACGCCCGAGCCGGTTCCCTCCGACCCCGCCGCCGATCCGGCATCCGCGGGCGCGCTCCGCTTCGTCATCCAGGAACATCACGCCCGTCGCCTGCACTACGACCTGCGGCTGGAGCGCGACGGCGTGTACGTGAGTTGGGCCGTGCCCAAGGGCGTGCCGGAGACGACGAAGCGCAATCACCTCGCCGTCATGACCGAAGATCACCCGCTCTCGTACGGCACCTTCGAGGGAACGATCCCGGCGGGCGAGTACGGTGCGGGCGACGTGACGATCTGGGACGCCGGCACCTACGAGGCGGAGAAGTGGCGCCCCGACGAGGTCATCTTCACCGTCACCGGGCACGAGGGCGGGCCACTGGGCACGGTCCGGCTCGCTCTCATCCGCACCGACGGCGAAGGTGAGAAGTCGACCTGGCTCCTGCACCGGATGAAGGACGACCAGGCACCGGCCGACGCGTCCGGTGCGCCGTGGCCGGACGAGCTCTCGCCGGCGCGGCTGCGTCCGATGCTCGCCGAGAACTCCACGCCCGGCTTGGCAGCGGCGGCCGCCCGACGATGGGGCGAGCCCTGGGCGGAGATGAAGTGGGACGGCGTGCGCGCCCTGGCGTTCTGGGACGGCGAGCGGATGCGGCTGCGCGCCCGCAGCGGGACCGACATCACCGACAGGTATCCCGAGCTCACCGCCGACCCGGGGCTCGGGCGCGCAGCCTGCATCCTCGACGGCGAGATCGTCGCCCTGGACGAGCGCGGACAGCCGAGCTTTCCGCTGCTCCAGTCGCGCATGCACCTCACGAAGGCGGCGGAGATCCGGTGCGAGGCGGAACGGGTTCCCGTGCACCTGCACGCGTTCGATGTCCTGGCTCTCGACGGCGCGGACCTCACCGCCCTCCCGCTGCGCGAGCGCCGCGCGCACCTCGAGGGCCTGGCCCGTGACCTGAACTCCCCCTGGGTCGTACCACCCGTGTTCGACGACCTGGATGCGGCACTGGCGGCCAGCACGGCATTCTCGCTCGAAGGCGTCATGGTGAAGAATCCGGCGTCCGCGTACCGGCCGGGCCGGCGCAGCGATCAGTGGCTGAAGATCAAGCACGTCGCCGCACAGGAGGTCGTGATCGGTGCGATCAGGCCCGGTCGCAACGGCCGCGGCGGCATCGGATCACTGCTGATGGGCGTGCCGTCATCCGAGGGTCTGCGCTACGTCGGCCGGGTCGGAACCGGCTTCAGCGAGCGGGAGCTGCGCCGGCTCGACGAGGCGCTGCAGCCGCTGCGGACCGATACGTCCCCGTTCCTCGACGTGCCGCGCGCGGATGCCTCGGATGCACTGTGGGTGCGCCCGGAGCTCGTGGCGGAGGTCGGCTATGCCGAGGTCACCCCCGACGGCAGGCTGCGGCAGGCGCGCTGGCGCGGACTCCGGCCGGACAAGAGCCCCGACGAGGTGCGCGACGAGATGTGA
- a CDS encoding alpha/beta hydrolase, with the protein MATPTIVLVHGAFADAASWAPVTRELLDRGYDVRVPPVYNRSLGEDAASIKAFVETIDGDVVLAGHSYGGAVITVAGEASNVVALVYVSGYVLEVGESLGQLQGGFPDSELAANLVYTPYPVPGSDEPGTDVSVAIDAFPEVFAAGVDLARTQVLAVSQRPLSAAAFSEPATFAAWKTKPAWGIVSSEDHTINPEVERFGYTRAGLRGIVELPAPHLAMQSHPTEVADLIETAVSEVTAS; encoded by the coding sequence GTGGCCACCCCCACCATCGTCCTGGTGCACGGCGCGTTCGCCGACGCCGCCAGCTGGGCGCCCGTCACCCGTGAGCTGCTCGACCGCGGCTACGACGTGCGCGTTCCCCCCGTCTACAACCGCAGCCTCGGCGAAGACGCCGCATCCATCAAGGCGTTCGTCGAGACCATCGACGGCGACGTCGTGCTCGCCGGGCACTCGTACGGCGGAGCGGTCATCACCGTCGCGGGCGAGGCTTCGAACGTCGTCGCACTCGTCTACGTCTCGGGCTACGTGCTCGAGGTCGGCGAGAGCCTCGGGCAGCTGCAGGGCGGATTCCCCGACTCCGAACTCGCCGCGAACCTGGTCTACACGCCGTACCCGGTGCCCGGCAGCGACGAGCCCGGCACCGACGTCTCCGTGGCGATCGACGCGTTCCCCGAGGTCTTCGCCGCCGGTGTGGACCTCGCGCGCACTCAGGTGCTCGCCGTGTCGCAGCGACCGCTGTCGGCGGCGGCGTTCTCCGAGCCCGCGACCTTCGCCGCATGGAAGACGAAGCCTGCGTGGGGCATCGTCTCCAGCGAGGACCACACGATCAATCCCGAGGTCGAGCGCTTCGGCTACACGCGTGCCGGGCTTCGCGGCATCGTGGAGCTTCCCGCACCCCACCTCGCGATGCAGAGCCACCCCACCGAGGTGGCGGATCTCATCGAGACGGCGGTCAGCGAAGTCACCGCGTCCTGA
- a CDS encoding family 43 glycosylhydrolase — MPTLHRAAPLRRRTSRTLAVPVLAALVAAPLVSPLIAHADTPTGLIAHYALNETSGTVAVDSSGNARNAAYVGSPTLTGADGVRLDGSDDYVKLPNDLLRGLSSVTVSAQVLVRSEMSGNHFLWNFGNTTNGIGDGYLFATSTPYRAAVGIGNWSTEQGPNSGSNVPRDVWKTLTYTLDDATDTSRIYLDGVQVAVNTQTTTKPGDIGQGTTTANYIGRSAYNADRLLAGSVRDFRLYDRALSANEVGDLVYVPPVPGESEAVDAALAALSVPNADDIRGNITLPGSSKGLDVSWSSSNPGVVGTDGVVTRGSSDQAVTVTASVTKGNTTRTRDIALTVRAAVELAPFEGYTFAYFTGNSVQGENIYFAASNGNNALSWTELSNGNYTLTSNYGEKGLRDPFLIRSPEGDTFYLIATDLSIGRDGNWDRSQRTGSKYIEVWESHDLITWSEQRHVKVSPDTAGNTWAPEAYYDESIGEYVVFWASKLYAEDDVNHTGNTYNRMLYATTRDFVTFSDTKIWQDDGLSRIDSTVIKADGVYHRFTKDEGAGGTGCSDIIQERSTDLRAPLSGWTMEDSCIGRDAGTGAVEGPSVFKANPGDVNGEKYYLFVDEYGGRGYIPLATDDIANPDWKVPANYRLPASPRHGTVVPVTAAELTALRANLPQPITANEDGEVVRYDFTDGSGTTLHDRSGAGRDATIQGGATFSNGALTFDGSNDYVDLPDNLLAGLTDITVETRVKIDAAQRNPYFLYAFGNTGGDGKGNGYLFSTGNDTYRAALTTGNWTGERNATSASALPRGEWAHLVYTLSGNTARLYLNGVQVAQNDDVTVDPGDIGGGRTLANYIGKSVYNEDNLFRGQVSDFVLYNRALSPGEVVERSGNTEVLGGVSLADPSVLKMAPIVDVANRTVTFAVNRGTDLTKLRPVYATAEGVTTSPASGSVRNLTAPVTVTLSREGADNVVWTLKAVEVKTPVLPGLYADPNIAVFGDTYYIYATSDGVPGWGGNTFYVWKSKNLVDWTRAAEPFLTLDGANGNVPWATGNAWAPTIIEKGGKYYFYFSGHEPNANRKMIGVAVADSPEGPFTAQELPMIRNDESVTSGQAIDPAAFHDPVSGKYYLFWGNGSPLYGELSDDMTSIVPGTIKRISGLPEFREGLFMNYRDGLYHLTYSIDDTGSPNYRVGYATSTSVDGPWTYRGILLQKDTTQGILGPGHSSIINVPGTDEWYIAYHRFAIPGGDGTHRETTIDRIQIGSDGLFQPVVPTLTGVEPRTVLGTGPDPEPSESPSPEPSGSASPDPSGSPSPEPSGSTSPQPSASPSEQPSAPGVSVSTSTVERGGIVKVTVTGLAPGEQVTAELRSDPIRIAGIPAADTTGTVVFDVQIPADLPAGIHTIVVFGADGAEIARQLITVVPAGQLAATGAQGPLGVALLGSLLIVAGGMAWFLRRPRRRAV; from the coding sequence GTGCCCACGTTGCACCGGGCGGCCCCCCTGCGCCGCCGAACATCCCGGACGCTCGCCGTCCCCGTCCTCGCGGCACTGGTCGCCGCACCACTCGTCAGCCCGTTGATCGCTCACGCCGACACCCCCACCGGTCTCATCGCGCACTACGCGCTGAACGAGACGAGCGGCACGGTGGCGGTGGACTCGTCGGGCAACGCGCGCAACGCCGCCTACGTGGGCTCGCCCACGCTGACGGGCGCGGATGGTGTGCGCCTGGACGGCTCCGACGACTACGTGAAGCTGCCCAACGACCTGCTGCGAGGGCTGTCCTCGGTGACGGTCAGCGCCCAGGTGCTCGTGCGCTCGGAGATGAGCGGCAACCACTTCCTGTGGAACTTCGGCAACACGACGAACGGGATCGGCGACGGCTACCTGTTCGCCACCTCGACGCCGTACCGTGCCGCCGTCGGCATCGGCAACTGGAGCACGGAGCAGGGTCCGAACAGCGGCAGCAATGTGCCCCGCGACGTGTGGAAGACCCTCACCTACACGCTGGACGACGCCACCGACACGTCGCGCATCTACCTCGACGGCGTGCAGGTCGCCGTCAACACGCAGACGACAACGAAGCCGGGTGACATCGGTCAGGGAACGACGACGGCCAACTACATCGGCCGCTCGGCGTACAACGCCGACCGCCTGCTCGCCGGCAGCGTCCGCGACTTCCGGCTCTACGACCGCGCGCTGAGCGCGAACGAGGTGGGCGACCTGGTCTACGTCCCGCCCGTGCCGGGAGAGTCGGAGGCCGTGGATGCGGCGCTCGCCGCCCTCTCCGTGCCCAACGCCGACGACATCCGCGGCAACATCACGCTCCCTGGCTCCTCGAAGGGCCTCGACGTCTCGTGGTCGTCATCGAACCCGGGCGTCGTCGGAACGGACGGCGTCGTCACCCGCGGCTCGAGCGATCAGGCGGTGACCGTCACCGCCAGCGTCACCAAGGGCAACACCACCCGCACGCGCGACATCGCGCTGACGGTGCGCGCCGCGGTCGAGCTGGCGCCGTTCGAGGGATACACGTTCGCCTACTTCACCGGCAACTCGGTGCAGGGCGAGAACATCTACTTCGCGGCCAGCAACGGCAACAACGCGTTGTCGTGGACCGAGCTCAGCAACGGCAACTACACGCTCACCTCGAACTACGGCGAGAAGGGTCTGCGGGATCCGTTCCTCATCCGCTCTCCCGAGGGCGACACGTTCTACCTGATCGCGACCGACCTCTCGATCGGCCGCGACGGCAACTGGGACCGCTCGCAGCGCACCGGCTCGAAGTACATCGAGGTGTGGGAGTCGCACGACCTCATCACCTGGAGCGAGCAGCGCCACGTGAAGGTCTCGCCCGACACCGCCGGCAACACCTGGGCGCCCGAGGCGTACTACGACGAGTCGATCGGCGAGTACGTCGTGTTCTGGGCCTCCAAGCTCTACGCGGAGGACGACGTCAACCACACCGGCAACACCTACAACCGGATGCTGTACGCCACCACGCGCGACTTCGTCACCTTCAGTGACACCAAGATCTGGCAGGACGACGGCCTCTCGCGCATCGACTCCACCGTCATCAAGGCCGATGGTGTCTACCACCGCTTCACGAAGGATGAGGGCGCCGGCGGCACGGGCTGCAGCGACATCATCCAGGAGCGTTCGACCGACCTGCGCGCGCCGCTGTCGGGGTGGACGATGGAGGACTCGTGCATCGGCCGCGACGCCGGAACCGGTGCGGTCGAAGGCCCGTCGGTGTTCAAGGCGAACCCGGGAGATGTGAACGGCGAGAAGTACTACCTCTTCGTCGACGAGTACGGCGGCCGCGGGTACATCCCGCTCGCCACCGACGACATCGCCAACCCGGACTGGAAGGTGCCGGCGAACTACCGTCTGCCCGCCAGCCCTCGCCACGGCACGGTGGTGCCGGTGACGGCGGCGGAGCTCACGGCCCTGCGCGCCAACCTGCCGCAGCCGATCACGGCCAACGAGGACGGCGAGGTCGTGCGTTATGACTTCACCGACGGCTCGGGCACCACGCTGCACGACCGCTCGGGTGCCGGGCGCGACGCCACCATCCAGGGCGGAGCGACGTTCTCGAACGGCGCCCTGACCTTCGACGGCTCGAACGATTACGTCGATCTGCCCGACAACCTGCTGGCTGGGCTCACGGACATCACCGTCGAGACCCGCGTCAAGATCGATGCGGCGCAGCGCAACCCTTACTTCCTGTACGCCTTCGGCAACACGGGCGGCGACGGCAAGGGCAATGGCTATCTGTTCTCGACCGGCAACGACACGTATCGTGCCGCCCTGACGACCGGCAACTGGACGGGCGAGCGCAACGCCACATCCGCATCCGCCCTGCCTCGTGGTGAATGGGCGCACCTCGTGTACACGCTGAGCGGCAACACCGCGCGGCTGTACCTCAACGGTGTGCAGGTCGCCCAAAACGACGACGTGACGGTGGACCCCGGCGACATCGGGGGAGGCCGCACGCTCGCCAACTACATCGGCAAGTCGGTCTACAACGAGGACAACCTTTTCCGCGGACAGGTGAGCGACTTCGTGCTCTACAACCGGGCGCTGTCGCCGGGTGAGGTCGTGGAGCGCTCGGGCAACACCGAGGTGCTCGGCGGCGTGAGCCTCGCCGACCCGTCGGTGCTCAAGATGGCGCCGATCGTGGATGTGGCCAACCGCACGGTGACCTTCGCGGTCAACCGCGGCACGGACCTCACCAAGCTCCGCCCCGTCTACGCGACGGCGGAGGGTGTGACCACCTCGCCCGCATCCGGGTCGGTGCGCAACCTCACCGCACCGGTGACCGTGACGCTGTCGCGGGAGGGTGCGGACAACGTCGTGTGGACGCTCAAGGCGGTCGAGGTGAAGACCCCCGTGCTGCCCGGCCTGTACGCCGATCCGAACATCGCGGTGTTCGGCGACACGTACTACATCTACGCGACGAGCGACGGGGTTCCCGGATGGGGCGGCAACACGTTCTACGTCTGGAAGTCCAAGAACCTCGTGGACTGGACGCGGGCAGCCGAGCCCTTCCTGACGCTCGACGGCGCGAACGGCAACGTGCCATGGGCGACGGGCAACGCGTGGGCGCCGACGATCATCGAGAAGGGCGGCAAGTACTACTTCTACTTCAGTGGTCACGAGCCGAACGCCAACCGCAAGATGATCGGCGTCGCGGTCGCCGACAGCCCCGAGGGCCCGTTCACGGCCCAGGAGCTGCCGATGATCCGCAACGACGAGAGCGTCACGAGCGGGCAGGCCATCGACCCCGCAGCGTTCCACGACCCGGTCTCGGGCAAGTACTACCTGTTCTGGGGCAACGGCAGCCCGCTGTACGGCGAACTGTCGGACGACATGACCAGCATCGTGCCCGGCACGATCAAGCGGATCTCGGGCCTGCCGGAGTTCCGCGAGGGCCTGTTCATGAACTACCGCGACGGGCTGTACCACCTGACGTACTCGATCGATGACACGGGTTCGCCGAACTATCGCGTCGGCTACGCCACGTCGACGAGTGTCGACGGACCGTGGACCTACCGCGGCATCCTGCTGCAGAAGGACACCACACAGGGCATCCTCGGCCCGGGGCACAGCTCGATCATCAACGTGCCGGGCACGGACGAGTGGTACATCGCGTACCACCGGTTCGCAATCCCGGGTGGTGACGGCACGCACCGTGAGACGACGATCGACCGCATCCAGATCGGTTCCGATGGGCTGTTCCAGCCGGTCGTTCCGACGCTCACCGGCGTGGAGCCGCGCACGGTGCTCGGCACCGGGCCCGACCCGGAGCCGAGCGAGTCGCCGTCGCCGGAGCCGAGCGGCTCGGCCTCGCCCGACCCCAGCGGTTCGCCGTCGCCGGAGCCGAGCGGGTCTACGTCGCCGCAGCCCAGCGCGTCACCCTCGGAGCAGCCGAGCGCTCCCGGTGTCTCGGTCTCGACGTCGACCGTTGAGCGCGGCGGCATCGTGAAGGTCACCGTGACGGGGCTGGCTCCCGGCGAGCAGGTCACGGCGGAGCTGCGCAGCGATCCCATCCGGATCGCGGGCATCCCGGCGGCCGACACGACCGGCACGGTGGTGTTCGACGTGCAGATCCCCGCGGATCTGCCCGCCGGCATCCACACGATCGTGGTGTTCGGTGCCGACGGGGCGGAGATCGCTCGTCAGTTGATCACCGTCGTCCCGGCGGGGCAGCTCGCGGCGACGGGAGCGCAGGGACCCCTGGGTGTCGCGCTCCTGGGATCGCTGCTGATCGTGGCAGGCGGCATGGCGTGGTTCCTGCGCCGTCCGCGTCGTCGGGCGGTCTGA
- a CDS encoding cation diffusion facilitator family transporter: MHDHAPASGVRGGSNRRLLAISLGITSTVFVVQVVGAILSGSLALLADAAHMLTDAAALVIALIASAVAARPANDRRTFGYQRAEVFGALANGVILLGLSLWVGVEAVTRLINPAEAEVAGGLMLGVAAVGLIANAVAMWLLGAAQRTSINVRGAYLEVLGDLLGSVAVIVAAVVILLTGWLPADAIASLLIAAMIVPRAIGLLREVVSVLSEATPKGVEVDTIRAHILGTPGVVAVHDLHVWQLTRGAPVFTAHVVVDEDAYATGRTARILSDLQGCLAKHFDVEHSTFQLEPADHVEHEAHA; this comes from the coding sequence ATGCACGATCACGCGCCCGCATCCGGAGTCCGCGGCGGCAGCAACCGCCGTCTGCTCGCGATCTCGCTCGGGATCACCTCGACGGTCTTCGTCGTACAGGTGGTCGGTGCGATCCTCTCCGGGTCGCTGGCGCTGCTCGCGGACGCCGCGCACATGCTGACGGATGCGGCCGCCCTGGTCATCGCACTGATCGCCAGCGCCGTGGCGGCGCGCCCCGCCAACGACCGCCGCACCTTCGGCTATCAGCGTGCCGAGGTGTTCGGTGCGCTCGCCAACGGCGTGATCCTGCTGGGGCTCTCGCTGTGGGTCGGTGTCGAAGCCGTGACGCGGCTCATCAATCCGGCGGAGGCGGAGGTCGCCGGCGGGCTGATGCTCGGCGTCGCCGCGGTCGGTCTCATTGCGAACGCCGTCGCGATGTGGCTGCTGGGTGCGGCGCAGCGCACGAGCATCAACGTGCGCGGCGCGTATCTCGAGGTGCTCGGCGACCTGCTCGGCTCGGTCGCGGTGATCGTCGCCGCCGTCGTCATCCTGCTGACGGGTTGGCTGCCGGCCGACGCGATCGCGTCGCTGCTCATCGCCGCGATGATCGTGCCGCGCGCCATCGGCCTGCTGCGCGAGGTGGTCTCGGTGCTGAGCGAGGCGACCCCGAAGGGCGTGGAGGTCGACACGATCCGCGCCCACATCCTCGGCACGCCCGGCGTCGTCGCCGTGCACGACCTGCACGTGTGGCAGCTCACCCGCGGCGCGCCCGTGTTCACGGCCCACGTCGTGGTCGACGAGGATGCGTACGCCACAGGCCGCACGGCCCGCATCCTGAGCGATCTGCAGGGCTGCCTCGCGAAGCACTTCGACGTGGAGCATTCGACCTTCCAGCTCGAGCCCGCCGATCACGTCGAGCACGAGGCGCACGCCTGA